The stretch of DNA AACTGAAGTAATTTCATAatttatactaattttttttcaattccaAACTTACAAGTAGTTATTGGCAAAGCACCAaattaacattttcatcatttctaGTTAATATTAAGTATCTGATCCAAATCAAGTAAGTAGAAAACATTCCACAAAATCAAGTGTAACGATCATAGCATGCTACATCAAGTACTGCAAACTTGAGCAAGGACACTTGCTTAAAATCAGTTAcaaatctgttctttttaaaGCTTGCATTTCCAAACTTAAAAATACTCATATCCATTCTGAGCCCTGAGATCAGAAATCAGCTGCTAAATGAGTAATTCCCTGGCAAAACCATTACTAGGAAACTCACATTGTTTGGGCAGAGCTTCGGCCAGTCTCCTTAAACTAGTCAGACTATCTGCGCCAAGCTGGTTTAAGATGCTGGGTAGCATTTCTGTCAGCTGCTTCGTCTCAGCATGGCCTGTAATGGTGAAAGTGTTCGCTGCCAGAGATGCCTGAACTTTAGGGTTGTTAAAGTGGATCACTGTTCCTTGGTTTGTAAACATATTCAcctattaagaaaagaaaaattttaattagcaaTGCTGACCAaagtctctttaaaaacaaatgttttattaaaCAAAGTCTGCCTAACTAATCTAGTATTTCGCTGCGAAGCACAGGTGAAATTTTGCCTGGAATGGCATATGCATTCTAATAGCATTCAGACTTAATGATCTCCCTGATTTATTAATTTATGGTACAAACACGTTGTAGGGACTCTGAAGTcactaagtttaaaaaaaacaaaaacaaaaacaaaacccatttaATGCATGAATGTTAACTTTTCCCAGCcaaatcttgttttttaaaagaaacaaaatttgacACTTGCCTCTTCAATACCGGAGATATTGTTTACCCCTAACTTCTTTAAGGAGAACTGAAGTTTTTTATCATCTGCTGTGGCTGTTCTATGAACCACCTTCTTCTTTCTGCGAGCAGTTCCCTAAAGTcagggagaagaggaaagaaaacagcaCATTTATACCacaacagatatttttcaaatggGAATAGTTTCCAATTCATTTCTGACCTTTGGATCTGTATAAGAACATTACCATAATCATAAACTTATGCAGTGAGCCGGCAGGCTAAGgcaaaaatagaagcaaaaaatgggaaaggaaaagaatgatCTTCACAAAGTTCTACTTTTTACATTTGCTCTAAAAGCGATCAAAGAGGTAGCATGTGTCAACCTAAATTAAGCATTTGAAAGAACTCCACATCCAGAATTATTAAcctttcctgttttgtttttttttttgagacagggtctcactctgttgcccaggctacagtggtgcaatctcggctcactgcaacctccgcctcccaggttcaagcgattctcctgcctcagcctcccaagtagctgggattacaggcactctcaccatggctggctaatttttgtatttttagtagagatggggtttcaccatgttggccaggctggtctcaaactgctggcctcaagtgatccacccacctcggcctcccaaagtgttgggactacaagcatgagtcactgtgcctgactccttttctgtttttatattaaataaaaatcaacacCCAAATTAGTATTTACAGGCAAGATAGTGTATGGAACAATCAAATGAATCTGTATATAGACTTCTATAGCACTCAAGAGTAAAGTCTGAAGTCCTTACACCTTAACCTACAAGAGCCGTACACAAACTGTCCTGCCCTTAATATGCCACTCCTGACTGCATCTGCTACCACCCCTCTTCTTTAGCCAAATAAACCTTGGCTGTTCTTTGAACAGGCCAAGCAGGCTATGACCcaagggcctttgcacatgctgttcctctCTTTCCAGAACATCTACATGGCTCTTTCCCTCACTGCAGATCTCAAGTCTTATGTCACCGGGTCAAAGTGGTCTTTCTCAACTACCCAAAGTAAAATAGCAACTTCCACACTCACCGATCAATTTCTTTCTATCCTGGTTTATTTCTCTTCATAACACTTATTACTATAagagataaatacattttatcatCCATCTCCtttcactagaatgtaagctccataaggACTTCTGTTTGTTGCTATAAACCCAGTATCTACAAGAGTCTAGCTCATTGAAAGCACTCAAGGAAAGGCTATCACACCCAACTACCTCATTTTCCCCCAACCTCCATCCCTATTCCTATTCATCCTTTAAAATCTTATTCAAGTCATTACCTCTTGTGTGCCTTTCCTAAATTCTACAACTATCCCCTTTCCCTATGCCAAATCATTCCCATCTCTAGATTTTGAAAATGCTTCTACTATTGTACTATGTATATTACACTGTgaaaacagatttatttatttatttattttttaaaaagacaataatcAAATTATCACCACTGCTAGGCCTAAAGCCCATCTAGGGACTTTAAacttcttaaattttatattctcAGGATCCAACATAGTAAAGGCTTAAATAAATCTTGTTATTTAACTGAAGAAAATATctatagctacaaaaaaaaaaaaagtactggttACTAACCTCTCCCAACTATTAAGAACAAAAATCACTTTGAGATGGTCATGTATGTATCTGGTTTCCAAATAATCTTCTCTAAGAAATTCAAAGGAATTTCTAAGATTGTAAAGACAAACCCAGCATACCTTCTATAGGTTTCAGACACTTCACATATGTCGAGTTCAATTTTCACTTAATTATTATTAACGCTCTGATTAGATATGAAAATAAAAGGCTTTTGTAACATTTACCTAAGAGCACCTAACACCTACAGTTTTCTCTAAAGCAAAATTAACTCACCTAATTTCACATCCCATAATAAGTACGCTTCTTAAACAGTGAAGAAATGTTTCCATATTCTGTGACTACAGAAATACTTCTTGTATTATTAGCTAAATGAGTATTAAGATGTTAGGACACAAAATTTAATCTTGTATCAGCTTTAAATATCCTAGCAAATCTCAAGATTTTCCTTTACCCTAAAGTGATGTCTCCCAAAGTTAAAGCCTAATGATGGGAGTAACAACAAAAAGATTGCACATAAGCACATTATTCAAATTACTCCTTCTGAAACTGTACTGAAAGTAAGAGTGGTTAAAAACACCAATATAAGAGCATCCA from Macaca nemestrina isolate mMacNem1 chromosome 6, mMacNem.hap1, whole genome shotgun sequence encodes:
- the LOC105475160 gene encoding transcription factor BTF3 isoform X2, whose amino-acid sequence is MKETIMNQEKLAKLQAQVRIGGKGTARRKKKVVHRTATADDKKLQFSLKKLGVNNISGIEEVNMFTNQGTVIHFNNPKVQASLAANTFTITGHAETKQLTEMLPSILNQLGADSLTSLRRLAEALPKQSVDGKAPLATGEDDDDEVPDLVENFDEASKNEAN
- the LOC105475160 gene encoding transcription factor BTF3 isoform X1, encoding MRRTGAPAQADSRGRGRARGGCPGGEATLSLPPPRGGTRGQEPQMKETIMNQEKLAKLQAQVRIGGKGTARRKKKVVHRTATADDKKLQFSLKKLGVNNISGIEEVNMFTNQGTVIHFNNPKVQASLAANTFTITGHAETKQLTEMLPSILNQLGADSLTSLRRLAEALPKQSVDGKAPLATGEDDDDEVPDLVENFDEASKNEAN